The following is a genomic window from Roseomonas aeriglobus.
ACAAGCAGCTGGAAGCGTGCGGCGAGGCGCCCTTCTACACGCTCGGGCCGCTCACCACCGACATCGCGCCGGGCTACGACCATATCACCAGCGGCATCGGCGCCGCGATGATCGGTTGGTACGGCACCGCGATGCTCTGCTACGTCACGCCCAAGGAGCATCTGGGCCTGCCCGACCGCGACGACGTGAAGGTCGGCGTGGTGACCTACAAGCTCGCCGCCCACGCCGCCGACCTGGCAAAGGGCCACCCCGCCGCCAAGCTGCGCGACGACGCGCTGAGCTGCGCCCGCTTCGAATTCCGCTGGCGCGACCAGTTCAACCTGTCGCTCGATCCGAGACGGCCGAGCAATACCACGACCAGACGTTGCCCGCAGAAGGCGCCAAGACCGCGCACTTCTGCTCGATGTGCGGGCCGAAGTTCTGTTCGATGAAGATTACCCAAGAGGTCCGCGACTTCGCGGCGAAGCAGAATGCGCCGGTCGAGACCTTCGTTGCGGCGGAAGAGGCTGAGGCGGGGATGAGGGGAATGGCAGAGTCCTATGCCGCCCGAGGATCAAACCTCTACCTACCTCAAATTAAAAGATCATTGAGGTTTGCGTCGTTTCATCGAGACGGATCATGCCTACAAGCAGCCATTGATTCTGCGTGCCAAACTCGGCGTTTCTTCTTTTGGGTGCTAAAACCTAAAACAAGGCCAGCAGCCATGTATTCGTCCTCGTACTTCCGTTTGAGGGCGGCTATGGCTGCTTGCCGGCCATAGGCCCGCTCAAACCGCATGAATGCGGCAGAGGTTTCCCAATCGTCGCAGTCATGCTTACGGTCTTTTCCGTCCTCATCGCGCCACTTCGCAACAAAGCGCATTGGGCAGGGAGTAAGCGGCTTTGCTGTCGCATCAAACATGGAAAGCTGATTAGCCAACTCTCATGTTTGACTGCCTCATCTGCAATTTCGGATGAGGATTTTGGGTGAGCTTCAAGTAATAGGCTTCTGGGCCGGATCAGAGTCAATGACTCTCGATGGGCATCTGCATCTGCGAACGATGCACGTATCAATGGCTGAAGAAAACTTGCACGCTCGGTATTTTTCACTGAACCTGAAACTTTGAGCGATTCGGGAATAACCTTTTGACTTTCTTGGCGGATATCTTCTTTGGATTTTGTAAATTGATATTGTATCCAATCCCATCGCTTAAATTTCTGCCCTCAGCTAAAATTCGGAATGGCACCGGATACTGTCTGCGCCATTTTCTATCCCGGCCCACGCCGGCGCAACAAAGTCTCAAAATATTTGCTAGAGCGATGAGGCTGCGCTTGATCAGAATGAAGCATTCGTCGTTTGCTGCCGCCATTAGCCGCTCCGAGACTGACGCCGAGGTGCCTAGCTTTGATCCCAAGGCGATTTTCGAGAGCTTCCGCTACGATCTTTCGATGACAATCGTGGTGGTCTCGCTCAAAACACATCAGACATACGCTACTTGACTGTGTCAACTGTTCAATTTTGTCTAGCGCATCGGCTGCGGCGTCCGTCTTCATGACCTCGCCAAAAATTTCCTGAAACAACTGCCTCTGGCCACTGCGGGCGGCAGCCCGTCCTTCTGCCGGATCACCTAGCTGGCGAAGATGCATACAAGATGCCTGCTTCCGAGAGGGCTTCGCTTAAGCTAGTCTTGGAAAATCCTGGCCGGCGCGACTGCGCACGATCCCGAATGTCGACGAGTACGGTTGTACCTGCCAACCGCAAGGTCGCGATAAAATCTGGAAGCGTGGATCGCTCGTAGCCTATGGTTGCCAGCATGTCGTCACTCCAAACTTCGTGACGGGCCCATACAGATATTCGCTTAACCATCAATGATGCGTGGCTAGGCTCGAATCAATAATGATACCGGCACTGCGCCACCTGCAGCACCTGCTCGACTCCGCTGCCAGCCACCCGGTACACCAACCGATGCTCGTGGCTGATCCGGCGCGACCACCAGCCTGACAGGTTGCCGCCGAGCGGTTCGGGCTTGCCCGTGCCCTTGAACGGATGCCTGCGGCATTCTTCGATCAACGCATTGATCTTCGCGAACAGCTTCGCGTCAGACTGCATGTCGAGATATTCGGCCCAGGATCGCGACGAGAACCGGACGTTCACGGGCGGATCAGCTCATGCTCCTCGCCGCCGCCCGCCTCAAGCTCGCGGATGCTCTCCAGCAATCGCTCTGCATTCTTTGGCGAGCGCAGCAGATAAAGCGTCTCTTCAATCGAAGCCCATTCGCTCGCCGAAATCAGCACTGCCCCCTCCTGTCCGCGCTGGCGGGTGATGGCGAGGGGGGCGCGGTCGGCGACGACCTTGTCGATCATCGACTTCAGATTCTCGCGGGCTTCGGAATAGCTGACGGCGTGCATGCACTTTATATGGACAATTCCTTGTCCAACGTCAATGTGGGCGCCGTGCCCCACCTCGCCCACATCAACCTGGTCGTCCGCGACTATGATGAAGCCCTCGCCTTCTACGTCGGCAAGCTCGGCTTCAACCTCGTCGAAGACAGCGCACAGCCCGAGCAGGACAAACGCTGGGTCGTCATCCGCCCGCCCGGCGCCGGCCCGCACGCAACCACCATCCTGCTTGCCCGTGCCGCGACGCCCGAGCAGGCGCGCGGGTCGGGGATCAGACAGGGGCGGGTCGCCGTCTTCCTTGCCACCGACGATTTCGACCGCGACCATGCCCGTTTCACCGCCGCGGGCGTGACGTGGGTCCGGCCGCCGGTCGACCAGCCCTATGGCCGCGTCGCGGTGTTTGCGGACCTCTACGGCAATCTGTGGGACCTGATCGGCCCCGCGCCGGGCGGGCGCTTCGGCGGGCTGACGCCGGCGCGGGACAGGCGAGGCCGAGCGCGCTACGACGTCGCCCATGCTCACCATCCTGCCCTATACCGACGCCCTCGCGCCCGCGTTCCGCGACATCAACACGGCGTGGATCGCCGACATGTTCACGCTCGAACCGCATGACGAGCATGTGCTGTCGCACCCGCGCGAGGCGATCATCGACCGGGGCGGGGTCATCCTGTTCGTCGCGCATCCGGATCACGGCGTCATTGGCGCGGGTGCACTGATGCCGACCGGCGGGGGTGCGTATGAGCTGACCAAGATGGGCGTGCGCGCCGACGTCCGCGGCTCGGGCGCCGGGGCGGTCCTGCTCGACGCGTTGATCGCGCGGGCCCGGGCGCTGCCCGATCTCACCATGCTCTATCTGCTCACCAACAGCGCCTGCGCGGCGGCGATCCACCTCTATGAGCGCGCCGGCTTCGTCCATGATGCCGAGATCCGCGCGCGCTACGGCGCGACCTAATGCGCGGTGCGACGTCGCGATGCGATTGTCCGAAGGCTGAACCCACGCGAGCCGACGACCCGCCTCATATCGCTCTCCGGCGCTGGGTCGGAGGGGTTGCCGGCGCAAGCCCCACCCCCACGAAACCCCAGGGCTCGCAACGGCGCCGGGGCACGGGCGGTTTGCCCCCTTCAAATGTTGGAATTTGTCTGATCTACGCTGGTCGATGGACCAGACACCGCCCGCGCCCGTAGCGCCACCGCCCGCCCCACCCCGCCCGAACGCGCCCGCTGGACGCCGGGCGCGGCAGCGGATTTTTCTGACCGCGTTGCTCGACAGCGGCTGCGTGTCGCAGGCCGCGCGGCGGCGGGGATGTCGCGGTCGAGTGCGCATCGCCTGCGCGCGCGGCTGGCCGGCACGCCCTTCGTCCGCCACTGGGACGCGGTGCTCACCGAGCATGCGCGGCGGCTGGCGATCCCTTCGCGCGTCCGCCTGCGCCGCAGCGCCCGACCGCCGGCGGCGCGCCGGGGCCCCGCGGGTGAGAACGAACGGGCGCGGCACCGGCGCGGCATCGTCGCCCGACCGGCGCCGGGCTGGCGCAGGGGTGTTCGCGTCGGTCTCGCACCGGTGTCGCGTCAGTGTCGCGCCGGTGTTGCGCCGGTGTCGCCCGGGCGTCCCGCCGGCGGCGCATCGTCCGAGAAAACGCGCATTGGCGGCAACTTCGTCAACTTCGGCTGCGGCCGGGGTGCGCGTCAGTGCGGATGCCCGATCCGATACGGCCCGCTGCGCAACCGCGACGCGGCCCCCTTCCAGCGCAGCGCGACGCGGCCGCCCTCGACCAGCGCATCGACGGCGGCGTGGACCGCGGGCATCTCGGCCCGCCAATCCGCCGCCTGCCCTTCGCCGTCGCCAGCACGCGGGCGGCTTCGCTGGGGCAGATCGTCGCGTCGTCGGCGCGGGCGGCGAGCAGGGTCAGCACGGCCTCGGTCGGGGTCATGCCGCCCGTTCTGCGCCCGCTACCGTGCGTCGAGCAAGACCGATGCGCGGTCCAGCCAGGCGTCGAGCAGCACGATCGCCTTGTCGCTGGCGCGCACGAACGACCGGCGGCCGTCCTGCGGGTCGCGCCGCCGCTCGATCAGCCCGCGCTGCTCCAGCTCGCGCATGCGTCGGAGCGCCGTCGAGGTCGCGGCATTGGCGCCGATGCACACGCTCGACACCGCCAGGATGCGCCCCTCGCGCTCGGCCTGGTACAGGTCGAGCATATGTCCCAGGCGGGTTCGCCGAAGAGATCGCGGTCGTCGCCGAACATCTGGTCGCGGGCGCGGCGCAGGCGATAGAGCTTGCCGGCCAGGTCCGGGTGGCGGGCACAGCTGGATCGCAACAGGCGTTGCCGAGCGCTCGCCAGCATCTCCTCGATCTCGCCGATCGTGCCGAGGGCTTCCTGCGCACTCGACACATTGGGGTGGCGCCCCGCGTTCATGTCAGCTCCCGGCGACAGCGCCCGGTTCCACGGCGGATCCTCGCCATACCGCCGCACCCGTGCGCGGTGCCGCCAGGCCCCCACCGCCAGAATGATCGGATTGGGATAGCTCCAGGCGGCAAGCGCCACCGAATAGGACCAGGGCCGCAGCGTCGGCGACAACATCAGGAGGTGCGTGACGACCGTGTTGACCAGGACAGCGGCCATCCACATCGGCCAGTATCGCTGCGCATAGACCGACAGGATCAGGACGCAGGCCAGCATCGCGGCATCGACCGCCAGGATGCCGGTCTCGATCACCTTGAACCGCTGCGCCCCGGCGGTCGGGACCAGCTGCGAGGCGACGACCGCGCCGAGCAGCACGGCCACCCCGATCCTTTCCGGCACCCCGCCCCGTATCGCCGCGTAGAGGGAACACGAGACGAGCAGGGCCAGATAGAAGAGGACGTTCATCGTGCACGATCGAGCCTTTGTCTGCAGCGACTGTCAATGCGGTCATCAGGCGACCGCGGCGAGCGTCGGCAGGGCGCCGTGGGTTTCCTTGCCGTCGGGCGTCTCGAAGATGTCGCCCTGGCCCAGCACGTCGTGACGGATCGCCGCGGCTTTCAGTTCGCCATGCGCGCTCTTGATGTCCTTCATCGCAGCGAAGACCTTGCTGGTCGCATCGCCGATATAGTCGACCGCGCGCTGCGCCTCGAGCGGAAGGAAGGTGCCGTCGGCGCGCGCGGTCAGCACGGCGGTGCCCATGGCGAGGACCTTGAGCGCGGCCTGGTTGGCGGCGAGCTCGGCCGGCTGGAGCGACCGGGCGATGCGGACGGCCGCAATCGTCTTGGGAGAAGGCATGACGGATCTCCTTCGCGGCCACCCCTTGGCGACCGCGTCGATGGTTTGCACTGTTCGGAAAGGTCAGAAGACCAGGTCGTGAAGAGCCCGGAGCCCGTTCAGGAAATTCGCCGCCGCCAGGAGCATCGCCAGCGACAACGCCGCGATCCAGCCCAGACGGGCGGCAGGTTCCAGATCATTATACTGCCTCCCTTGCCGGAGGAACGGGAGCCGCAGCCTGGGGCGGCGGTCGTGTCCGGCTGGGGTCATTATGGCTGCAATCGGGGCCGGTTCGGCAAGCCCGGCCGGCTGGGTATCCAATGGCTGGGTATCCCCGGCAGCCGGCGCCTCCGCCGCCTCCTCGGGCAGGGTCGCCGGTTCCAGTGCAAGCGCGCGCGTCTCGACCGACCCGGCGCCCCCTTCCTGCGCCGCGATCGCATCCCACCGGCGCGCCGCATCGCGCCGGGTGGCGACCCCAAGGGTGCGGATCGCCCGCTTGAGATGCAGGTCGACGGTGTGGTGGGAAATGCCGAGCTCGGCAGCGATCTCCTTCGACGACAGCCCCTGGCCGACCAGGCGCAGGCAATCGATTTGCCGGTCGGTCAGTCGCAGGGGATCGTCAGCGGACATCGTCCGCACTTTGCGCACAAGCCGGCGCCGATCTCAACCGAAGTGACGTCGACCGCCACATCGAATGCAAAATTTTTCGGACTCTCGGAACTGCAATCCGGTTCGAACCAGGACAGGTCGAAGCGACAGCTTCGCGTTCAAGCCGTCGATGGCGCCGTCTTTAGTCCGGCCCGCCCATATCGCCAATCGGAACTTCCGCCAGCAGGCGGTGTCGGTGTTCGACGCAGGCGTGGGATCGGGCGCGACAAAAAGATCGACGCGCCCGGCCTAAGGGACGGATCGTCGTTACGGTCGGGGACGGTGTCCTTCCCGACTTTGAGAACAAGGCATACACGCCGAACAGTACCCAAAGCACCATTTTAATCAGGAATTTAGCTCTAATATTTCAGAGTGATCGGCTTCATCGCATGCTACTAATGACATTTGCATAAGAGCAAAATTGGATACAAATTTAATTTGCATTACGTCAAAATAATCAATAGAGAATCGGCGTAATATTTTCAGCAGACAATTTCAAATAATTGACGCCCGACGATCAGGCTAAAAAAGGTAAAACATAAGGAAGTTATACTCCTATCTTCAAGCGCCGCACCGGCAATCGTAAGGCTCGTGGCTGCTGCATAGCCCACTAAACGCGTAAGAGATTGCCCCAACTTGCAACCATATTTGGACAACCGAGCGCAGCACAACCGGCGACATGCGTTGATACGGCTGAAACTATCCCTCGTAGCAACTGCCTTTACGCTTTCCGCAGGGGGAGCAACGGCCGCATCGTCGTCTGCCCGAATCCGCCAGTGCAATGCTTCGGAGTCGGTGGCAAAATGGGCCATCCCCAAAGCCTTCATCGGAGCGACGGTAATTTATCGCTTCTCGGACGGATCATCGAGCAAATTTGCCACACAGCTGAAGAACGCCTCCGCCACTACCGTATCAAGGTCGGAGTATTTCATCCGACCGGGCAGCGCTATGCTCGGTCAAAAGGGCGACTATTCGCGATCTTTATTCGGCATACTGTCATTGCAGGATGGGGTACCCGGGGACTTTATCTATCGCCGATGGCGGTACGGTGCGGCGGCGGATGGTATATGGCACGCCCCCGTCGGGCAGATCACGTCCATACCTTTTGATGAATACTCGAACATCAACGGATCGCCGCGGACCATCAATGGCCAGATGCGGGTGAAGCTCCTGGGTTGCGCTGACATAAGGACTGGCCAGCTTACCGAAGCTGCGAAGGTGTTCCGGGTGGTCCGTCCCGTCAGGGTCCGGGATGTCAGATCAGTACCGGCGGTGGAAAGCATCACGATACAGGATCTGCGATATTACATCTCGATCCGTCATGGTCTCATGCTGCGTCAAGATGGAGTGGGTGGCGCCACGATTATCGATCAGATCCTACGGTGAACGGACAAAGACGAGGCGTGATGTTTGGAAATCCCGTCCGGCCGTTGCTTCCGCTGATCCTTCTTACCTTGCTGTCCTGTTCGGACCGTGAAGATCAGCAGCGCTATGAAACGATCGACGTTCAGCGCGGCGACTTACGAGACATCGTCCAGGCCGTCGGCGATGTCCGCCAGCCCATCGAGATGATGGTGCCGGTTCTTGCCGACGCGCAGGTCGTGTCCGTTTCCGCCCGACTGGGTGATCACGTCGTAAAGGGACAGCCGCTTGCGCGCCTTTCGCTGCGTGAACCATCCGACGCTGCGAACGACGCTTCGATTGATCTCGAACAGGCGCGCATTGCGCTTGAGATCGCCCACAATCGGCAGGCGAAGGCTGCGGCGACCTTTGCCGGCGTCAAGCAGCTTCATGAAAAAGGGTTCGTTCCGAATGCGCGATTGGCTGCGGAAGCAAAGGATCTCGAGTCCGAGCAACTCAATGTTCGCAGTGCGGAGCGCAAGCTGGCGGCGTTGACGTCGAGAACATCCCGCCTGCGGACCCGGGTCGCTGAGCAGGAAATCCTTCGATCACCCTGTTCCTGCACGGTGGAGGATGTTTCGATCGTACCGGGTCAGATCGTCGGTCCCTCGCTCGCCGATGCGTTCTACCTGGCGGGCGGCGGCGACGCGCTTCAGGTCAAGGTAAAGGTCCCCGAACAGGATCTTGCGCGGGCACAGCAGGCGGAAAACATACGGTTCAGCGTCGATACGGCTCCAAACGAGACTTTTCCTGCGACCATCGCCTACATCAGCAACCGCCCGATCAAAGAGGGTCGGTTCATTTACTATACGATCTCGCTGTCGTTTACGCGTTCGAACCCGACCATTCGCCCCGGTATGACAGCCAATGTCGAGTTCGTGAATGCCGATGCACGCAACGTACTGAAGGTGCCGGTGAAGGCACTGTATTTCCGCCCCCCTGACTATATTCCGCTGATGACGCCCTCGATGACGAAGGCGCTGCAGAGTGCGAAAGATGCCGAGGAACGGCGACTGGCGATCGCTATGGGGGAAGGATATGAATTCGGCTTTCTGTTTTCGAAGGGGCTGCGGCGAATCTTCGTGCTGGAGGGCGGAAAGCCCGTTCGACGGCTGATCCGGGTAGGTGAACAGGGAGAGGATGTCTTTGCCGCGATCAGCGGCCTGCGGCCCGGCGAGACGGTCGTGCTGGGCGAGGCACGCCGGGTCCCTCCGAAAGAAACATGAGCCCGCTTATCGAAGCGCGCGGCGTCAGTCGCCGGTTCGGATCCGGCGCTACCCAAACGACCGCGGTGGATAGTGTCGACTTCGATCTGCATGCAGGCTCGTTCGTCGGCGTGATCGGGCCGTCGGGCTGCGGGAAATCTACCCTGCTCAACCTGATCGGTCTGCTCGACGCGCCGAGTGCCGGTACGCTGCGGATCGGCGAAGAAATCGTGACACCCGGCAAGCTGGATCGTCGCATCGCGCGTCTACGGCGGGACCGGATCGGCTTTCTCTTCCAGGATGCAGGGTTGCTGGCGAATATGTCGGTCATCGGCAATCTGACGCTGCCGCTGCGCTACATGGGCTGGTCCGGCAAACGAGCCCGGGAGAAGGCCTTCATGAAGCTCGCGGAGTATCATCTGCATGGCTTCGCAGACAGGCCGGTCGACAATCTGTCGGGTGGCGAGCGACAGCGGATCGCACTGCTGCGTGCGCTTCTGAAGGAGCCAGCGATCCTCATCTGCGATGAGCCGACGGCGTCGCTAGACGAGGCGAACAGCCTCGCAGTCATCGACGCGCTGGCCGCATCCGCAAGCCGCGGAACCTTGGTCGTGTGTTCCACCCATGACCCGCTTGTCATGGGCCGGTTGTCGCGTCGCCTCGCTATGCATCGGGGACGTCTCGAGGCGGATGAATGAACATCACGCTGCAGTCGGCGCTTTGGGGCATCGGCTCCGCCCGCTGGCGGAGTGGGACGATATTGATCACGGTCATGTGTGCTGTGAGCTCGGTCTTCTTCTGCACCGCGATCATCGGAGGCTTCGATGACATCCTGCGTCGGATGAGCTTCGGACGCTCTGCCTTTACGCTAACGATTCGTGCGAACGAGATCACGAACGAACGAGTAGGCCCGCCGAGTCTGGATGATCTGACATTCCTTCGCCAAGCCATGCCGCGAGCGACGGAAGCGGCGACTTGGACGACGGGCCGAGCTGCAGTCCGCTTCGAAAACGGCGCCGCCAATATTCCGGTCTATGGCGTGCTCGGTCAGTATCGGTCCGAACTGGATACGCCGCTTGCATCAGGCCGGTGGTTTACCGAAACCGAACTGGAGGAGAATGCGCGCGTCTGCCTGCTCGGTAGTGGCGCGGCAGATCAGCTCGGCGATGGCGCGACCGTGGGTCGAACGCTGCATCTTTCAGGCGTGAGCTGCGAAATCATCGGCGTGTTGCGATATCCGGATACACGTCCGGCGCGTCGTTTCGTCGACGCGGCGATCCTGCCCTTCCAGATCGTCAAACGATATTTTGGCCAGGAGGAGGAGCCGCGGCGAGCGGTGAGTTGGCTTA
Proteins encoded in this region:
- a CDS encoding DUF488 domain-containing protein gives rise to the protein MHLRQLGDPAEGRAAARSGQRQLFQEIFGEVMKTDAAADALDKIEQLTQSSSVCLMCFERDHHDCHRKIVAEALENRLGIKARHLGVSLGAANGGSKRRMLHSDQAQPHRSSKYFETLLRRRGPG
- a CDS encoding DUF488 domain-containing protein → MLATIGYERSTLPDFIATLRLAGTTVLVDIRDRAQSRRPGFSKTSLSEALSEAGILYASSPAR
- a CDS encoding Txe/YoeB family addiction module toxin, which produces MNVRFSSRSWAEYLDMQSDAKLFAKINALIEECRRHPFKGTGKPEPLGGNLSGWWSRRISHEHRLVYRVAGSGVEQVLQVAQCRYHY
- a CDS encoding type II toxin-antitoxin system prevent-host-death family antitoxin; this encodes MHAVSYSEARENLKSMIDKVVADRAPLAITRQRGQEGAVLISASEWASIEETLYLLRSPKNAERLLESIRELEAGGGEEHELIRP
- a CDS encoding VOC family protein; protein product: MDNSLSNVNVGAVPHLAHINLVVRDYDEALAFYVGKLGFNLVEDSAQPEQDKRWVVIRPPGAGPHATTILLARAATPEQARGSGIRQGRVAVFLATDDFDRDHARFTAAGVTWVRPPVDQPYGRVAVFADLYGNLWDLIGPAPGGRFGGLTPARDRRGRARYDVAHAHHPALYRRPRARVPRHQHGVDRRHVHARTA
- a CDS encoding GNAT family N-acetyltransferase, whose translation is MFTLEPHDEHVLSHPREAIIDRGGVILFVAHPDHGVIGAGALMPTGGGAYELTKMGVRADVRGSGAGAVLLDALIARARALPDLTMLYLLTNSACAAAIHLYERAGFVHDAEIRARYGAT
- a CDS encoding DUF3253 domain-containing protein — encoded protein: MTPTEAVLTLLAARADDATICPSEAARVLATAKGRRRIGGPRCPRSTPPSMRWSRAAASRCAGRGPRRGCAAGRIGSGIRTDAHPGRSRS
- a CDS encoding winged helix DNA-binding protein, which produces MCIGANAATSTALRRMRELEQRGLIERRRDPQDGRRSFVRASDKAIVLLDAWLDRASVLLDAR
- a CDS encoding helix-turn-helix transcriptional regulator; protein product: MSADDPLRLTDRQIDCLRLVGQGLSSKEIAAELGISHHTVDLHLKRAIRTLGVATRRDAARRWDAIAAQEGGAGSVETRALALEPATLPEEAAEAPAAGDTQPLDTQPAGLAEPAPIAAIMTPAGHDRRPRLRLPFLRQGRQYNDLEPAARLGWIAALSLAMLLAAANFLNGLRALHDLVF
- a CDS encoding efflux RND transporter periplasmic adaptor subunit → MFGNPVRPLLPLILLTLLSCSDREDQQRYETIDVQRGDLRDIVQAVGDVRQPIEMMVPVLADAQVVSVSARLGDHVVKGQPLARLSLREPSDAANDASIDLEQARIALEIAHNRQAKAAATFAGVKQLHEKGFVPNARLAAEAKDLESEQLNVRSAERKLAALTSRTSRLRTRVAEQEILRSPCSCTVEDVSIVPGQIVGPSLADAFYLAGGGDALQVKVKVPEQDLARAQQAENIRFSVDTAPNETFPATIAYISNRPIKEGRFIYYTISLSFTRSNPTIRPGMTANVEFVNADARNVLKVPVKALYFRPPDYIPLMTPSMTKALQSAKDAEERRLAIAMGEGYEFGFLFSKGLRRIFVLEGGKPVRRLIRVGEQGEDVFAAISGLRPGETVVLGEARRVPPKET
- a CDS encoding ABC transporter ATP-binding protein, whose protein sequence is MSPLIEARGVSRRFGSGATQTTAVDSVDFDLHAGSFVGVIGPSGCGKSTLLNLIGLLDAPSAGTLRIGEEIVTPGKLDRRIARLRRDRIGFLFQDAGLLANMSVIGNLTLPLRYMGWSGKRAREKAFMKLAEYHLHGFADRPVDNLSGGERQRIALLRALLKEPAILICDEPTASLDEANSLAVIDALAASASRGTLVVCSTHDPLVMGRLSRRLAMHRGRLEADE
- a CDS encoding ABC transporter permease — protein: MNITLQSALWGIGSARWRSGTILITVMCAVSSVFFCTAIIGGFDDILRRMSFGRSAFTLTIRANEITNERVGPPSLDDLTFLRQAMPRATEAATWTTGRAAVRFENGAANIPVYGVLGQYRSELDTPLASGRWFTETELEENARVCLLGSGAADQLGDGATVGRTLHLSGVSCEIIGVLRYPDTRPARRFVDAAILPFQIVKRYFGQEEEPRRAVSWLTLFFPEGEDMAAARTSADTLLRKRHGVPQTRLSPYLFDDPEASVRDQERQRNMVARLLASITAIVILVSVICYCAVTIAACQLRRREFAIRMAMGALRHNVARQIIIENLILTIAGSFLGVACGYLLALVASSVWDWPIAISWRYAAALIACNLGLAACIGSYGGWLAGSTPPASAAR